A DNA window from bacterium contains the following coding sequences:
- a CDS encoding hydantoinase B/oxoprolinase family protein, translating to MPPRTELRTGAWSWSPESRVAEIRTSDLSAPSPATVEVVRNAFISGAEQMRRNLYRSAYSPVIYEAKDCSVGIFDAEGRLLGQAPGLPFFLGSLGGTLRAVIGIKGYEVFREGDVWIVNDSTIAGSHLNDVTVFAPIFVDGLLRGFSAAKAHWNDIGAKRAGYVGDSTDIFQEGLRIGPTCIFREGRVDQQIVDLIALNSRFPTAMVGDLMAEISACRTGVERFRSIVRRFGWDQVETAVRLVFEQAEAEDRASVAEIPDGVYVADGYLDDDGVTEDPVYVKVTVTVEGDSMTVDLSGSNRQCVGSINSGIVQTRSGIEQGFKFLVNPHAPVSGGNFRNLEVIAPEGTCFNPAETAPCLHYGPHLMLAIDLMIKALSAVIPERTAAGHVGDSWNVSIVGENEFGLFLSGESLTGGWGAFEGGDGESALTHSAAGEYRNQPIESLENRYPFLMRRHALRDGSGGDGKWRGGLGIIREYELLAPCTVNLWFERSKQPSWGLFGGRDGAPPEVWVHRPGHEPEKMLKANGLKVEAGTRLLVKTGGGGGWGDPAERSATDRGRDRRLEMVI from the coding sequence GTGCCGCCGAGGACCGAGCTACGGACCGGCGCCTGGAGTTGGTCCCCTGAGTCCCGGGTAGCCGAAATCAGGACCTCTGACCTGTCCGCTCCGTCGCCCGCGACGGTCGAGGTAGTGCGGAACGCGTTCATCTCCGGCGCGGAGCAGATGCGGCGGAACCTGTACCGGAGCGCCTACAGCCCGGTGATCTACGAGGCCAAGGACTGCTCGGTGGGCATCTTCGACGCCGAGGGACGCCTGCTGGGGCAGGCGCCGGGCCTTCCGTTCTTCCTGGGAAGCTTGGGCGGGACGCTCCGGGCGGTGATCGGCATCAAGGGGTACGAGGTCTTCCGGGAGGGAGATGTCTGGATCGTCAATGACTCGACCATCGCCGGGAGCCACCTCAACGACGTGACCGTCTTCGCTCCGATCTTCGTTGACGGGTTGTTGCGCGGGTTCTCGGCGGCGAAGGCCCACTGGAACGATATCGGCGCCAAGCGGGCCGGCTACGTGGGTGACAGCACGGACATCTTCCAGGAAGGTCTGCGAATAGGCCCGACCTGCATCTTCCGGGAGGGTCGGGTCGATCAGCAGATCGTGGACCTGATCGCCCTCAATTCCAGGTTCCCGACCGCGATGGTGGGTGACCTGATGGCCGAGATAAGTGCCTGCCGTACCGGGGTGGAGCGGTTCCGGTCGATCGTGCGCCGTTTCGGGTGGGATCAGGTCGAGACCGCCGTCCGGCTGGTGTTCGAGCAGGCGGAGGCCGAGGACCGTGCCTCGGTGGCGGAGATTCCCGATGGTGTCTACGTGGCCGACGGTTACCTCGACGACGACGGTGTCACGGAGGATCCGGTCTACGTGAAGGTCACGGTCACGGTGGAGGGTGACAGCATGACCGTCGACCTCTCCGGCTCCAACCGCCAGTGTGTCGGCAGCATCAACAGCGGCATCGTGCAGACCCGGTCCGGCATCGAGCAGGGTTTCAAGTTTCTCGTCAATCCCCACGCTCCGGTGTCGGGAGGGAACTTCCGCAACCTCGAAGTGATCGCGCCGGAGGGCACCTGCTTCAACCCGGCCGAGACCGCCCCCTGCCTCCACTACGGACCCCACCTGATGCTGGCCATCGACCTCATGATCAAGGCCTTGAGCGCGGTGATTCCCGAGCGGACCGCGGCGGGACATGTGGGCGATTCGTGGAATGTCAGCATCGTGGGGGAGAACGAGTTCGGCCTCTTCCTGTCAGGTGAGTCGCTGACCGGGGGTTGGGGTGCGTTCGAGGGAGGGGACGGAGAGTCGGCCCTGACCCACTCGGCGGCCGGGGAATACCGCAACCAACCGATCGAGTCGTTGGAGAACCGGTATCCGTTCCTTATGCGTCGTCACGCCCTGCGGGACGGGTCGGGCGGTGACGGCAAATGGCGCGGTGGGCTGGGGATCATCCGGGAGTACGAACTCCTGGCGCCGTGCACCGTCAACCTCTGGTTCGAGCGCTCCAAGCAACCGTCGTGGGGGCTCTTCGGTGGCAGGGACGGAGCGCCGCCCGAGGTGTGGGTGCATCGTCCCGGGCACGAGCCCGAAAAGATGCTCAAGGCCAACGGTCTCAAGGTCGAGGCCGGGACTCGGCTCCTGGTGAAGACCGGTGGGGGAGGGGGCTGGGGAGATCCGGCGGAGCGCAGCGCTACGGACCGTGGACGGGACCGCCGACTAGAGATGGTCATCTGA
- a CDS encoding plasmid stabilization protein, producing the protein MASITVRNLEEGLKRRLRIRAAENGRSMEQEARDILKAALYAQPSTGEDLVRAIRSRFAPLGGAELELPPREPMRDPPDFSDRDR; encoded by the coding sequence GTGGCGAGTATCACCGTGCGGAACCTGGAGGAAGGACTGAAACGTCGGCTGCGCATCCGGGCGGCCGAGAACGGTAGATCCATGGAACAGGAGGCTCGGGACATTCTGAAGGCAGCTCTGTACGCGCAGCCTTCGACGGGAGAGGACCTCGTCCGAGCCATCCGGAGCCGGTTTGCGCCCCTGGGTGGTGCTGAATTGGAGTTGCCGCCGCGTGAACCCATGAGGGATCCACCCGACTTCAGCGATCGCGATCGATGA
- a CDS encoding type II toxin-antitoxin system VapC family toxin produces the protein MIVLDTNVVSELIHPHPAAPVVDWFYRQAALRLYLSSITEAELRYGVEVLPEGSRRMKLRAAVEGLLREDFAGRILPFESDAARAYALIAASRRATGRPISRADCQIAAIARSVGASVATRDTGGFEGCGVGVVNPWSD, from the coding sequence ATGATCGTCCTGGATACAAACGTCGTTTCCGAGTTGATACACCCGCATCCTGCTGCCCCGGTGGTCGACTGGTTCTATCGACAGGCCGCCTTACGCCTCTATCTCTCAAGCATCACCGAAGCCGAGTTACGGTACGGTGTTGAGGTTCTGCCGGAGGGGTCTCGGCGGATGAAGCTCCGAGCTGCGGTTGAAGGGCTTTTGAGAGAGGACTTTGCGGGGCGTATTCTCCCCTTCGAGAGTGACGCCGCCCGCGCATACGCTTTGATAGCCGCCTCACGACGCGCCACGGGCCGTCCCATCAGCCGGGCTGACTGCCAGATAGCTGCGATCGCACGGTCGGTAGGCGCCTCGGTGGCCACGCGGGATACCGGTGGTTTCGAGGGATGCGGTGTCGGCGTCGTCAATCCGTGGTCTGACTAG
- a CDS encoding DUF885 family protein, translating into MSDMNQAVQDLGVEFWDWRVVTGYRSPDDVPRLELVPDWIPQFDEDSARHRLDKAAEFRQRWEDLDVSGEPVPTQVDYRLIGSAISRVEWETRILRSWERDAVMQVHQALGTYYDSLLCPPPFDGDRQEGIIHKLHMVGPQLEVALENLARAGTSALAGSAIRLLEDIDSALPESIDELSGFFDASRRSSLAEAGDQATEHLVSFREWLREHQDGMAAPQPVGRDSFMWYLRNVALLPLQPEEMVLLAQRELYRNYAWEEVERNRYGDTPVPDRFPTAEAQCEQQARDEQAVREFYENENLLTQPESLRRYLTAPRPGYVRPLNWLGVGNDLTSDQRLDEDAYTYVWDPNQPLSYFYEANARDPRLGIMHEGVHYKQLALSWANPNPLRRRYYDSISNEGLAHYNEALMLQAGLFDDAPWSRLVTQNFKRLRSLRTVVDVSLATGAITLEEGMKMFEELIPVDPQTALEETSMYVSNPGLAMAYMVGKLEIIRLLGDAKKKLGAEFSLRWFHDHLWSNGNVPISLLRWEMLDDPSDIEAIDRAG; encoded by the coding sequence ATGAGTGACATGAACCAGGCGGTGCAGGACCTGGGGGTTGAGTTCTGGGACTGGAGGGTCGTTACCGGTTACCGGAGTCCTGACGATGTTCCCCGCCTGGAGCTTGTGCCCGACTGGATCCCGCAGTTCGACGAGGACTCCGCTCGCCACCGGCTGGACAAGGCCGCTGAATTCCGGCAGCGATGGGAGGACCTCGACGTGTCGGGCGAGCCGGTTCCCACCCAGGTCGACTACCGGCTGATCGGCTCCGCCATCTCCCGCGTGGAGTGGGAGACCAGGATCCTGCGCTCTTGGGAGAGGGATGCGGTCATGCAGGTCCATCAGGCCCTCGGCACCTATTACGACTCGCTGCTCTGCCCGCCGCCGTTCGACGGAGATCGCCAGGAGGGCATCATCCACAAGCTCCACATGGTGGGTCCCCAGCTCGAAGTCGCTCTCGAGAACCTGGCCCGAGCGGGTACTTCTGCTCTGGCCGGGTCGGCCATCCGCCTGCTCGAGGATATCGACTCGGCGCTGCCCGAGTCGATAGACGAATTGAGCGGATTCTTCGACGCATCCCGTCGGAGCTCCCTCGCCGAGGCCGGCGACCAGGCCACCGAGCACCTGGTGTCGTTCCGCGAGTGGCTGCGGGAGCACCAGGACGGGATGGCTGCCCCGCAGCCGGTAGGGCGCGACAGCTTCATGTGGTACCTCCGGAACGTGGCGCTCCTCCCCCTACAGCCCGAGGAGATGGTGCTGCTGGCCCAGCGGGAGCTCTACCGCAACTACGCCTGGGAGGAGGTGGAGCGCAACCGGTACGGGGACACGCCCGTGCCCGACCGATTCCCGACCGCCGAGGCCCAATGCGAGCAGCAGGCCCGGGATGAGCAGGCGGTGCGGGAGTTCTACGAGAACGAGAACCTCCTAACCCAACCCGAGTCGCTCCGCCGCTACCTCACCGCGCCCCGGCCGGGGTACGTGCGGCCTCTCAACTGGCTGGGGGTGGGCAACGATCTGACCTCAGATCAGCGTCTCGACGAGGACGCGTACACCTACGTGTGGGATCCCAACCAGCCCCTGTCCTATTTCTACGAGGCCAACGCCCGTGATCCCCGGCTGGGCATCATGCACGAGGGCGTCCATTACAAGCAGCTGGCCCTGTCCTGGGCCAATCCGAACCCGCTACGACGGCGCTACTACGACTCGATCAGCAATGAGGGCCTGGCCCACTACAACGAAGCTTTGATGCTCCAGGCCGGCCTGTTCGACGACGCTCCCTGGTCGAGGCTGGTGACCCAGAACTTCAAGCGACTCCGTAGCCTGCGGACGGTGGTGGACGTGAGTCTGGCCACCGGGGCCATCACCCTCGAGGAGGGGATGAAGATGTTCGAGGAGTTGATCCCGGTCGATCCCCAGACCGCTCTAGAGGAGACGTCGATGTACGTCTCCAACCCCGGTCTGGCGATGGCCTACATGGTCGGCAAGCTCGAGATCATCCGCCTGCTGGGCGATGCCAAGAAGAAGCTTGGCGCCGAGTTCAGCCTGCGATGGTTCCACGACCATCTGTGGAGCAACGGCAACGTCCCCATCTCGCTGCTCCGTTGGGAGATGCTGGACGACCCGAGCGACATCGAGGCCATCGACCGCGCCGGTTGA
- the arsM gene encoding arsenite methyltransferase, with the protein MTESIREQVRQSYANAARATMTRVVETEPEFELASSLYAPSDIDQLPMAAAEGSLGCGNPVAVAELCPGEVVLDLGSGGGIDVLLSARRVGPAGFAYGLDMTDEMLDLARANAVEAGVSNVEFLKGYMEHIPLPDASVDVIISNCVINLSEDKRAVFAEIARVLRPGGRVGVTDVVADDALTPEQRKERGSWVGCIAGAPSFTEYRQGLESAGLVDVEITPTHQMADTANSVAVMGVHSAVIRARRP; encoded by the coding sequence ATGACCGAGAGCATCCGTGAGCAGGTACGGCAGAGCTACGCCAACGCTGCTCGCGCCACCATGACCCGGGTGGTCGAGACCGAGCCGGAGTTCGAGCTCGCGTCCAGCCTCTACGCGCCTTCCGACATCGACCAGCTTCCGATGGCAGCTGCCGAAGGATCCCTCGGCTGCGGAAATCCGGTTGCCGTGGCCGAGCTATGCCCTGGCGAGGTCGTGCTGGACCTCGGTTCGGGCGGGGGGATCGACGTGCTGCTGTCGGCTCGGAGGGTCGGCCCGGCCGGATTCGCCTACGGCTTGGACATGACCGATGAGATGCTGGACCTGGCGCGAGCCAATGCCGTTGAGGCGGGGGTGAGCAACGTCGAATTCCTCAAGGGCTACATGGAGCACATCCCGCTGCCCGACGCCTCCGTAGACGTGATCATCTCCAACTGCGTGATCAACCTGTCGGAGGACAAGAGGGCAGTGTTCGCAGAGATCGCCCGAGTGCTCCGTCCCGGCGGGCGGGTAGGGGTGACCGATGTGGTGGCCGACGATGCCCTCACTCCGGAGCAGCGGAAGGAGCGCGGCTCGTGGGTCGGATGCATCGCCGGGGCGCCCTCATTCACCGAGTACCGGCAGGGTCTGGAGTCGGCCGGCCTGGTCGACGTGGAGATCACTCCCACCCACCAGATGGCGGACACGGCGAACTCCGTAGCCGTCATGGGGGTTCACTCCGCCGTCATCCGGGCTCGTCGTCCCTGA
- a CDS encoding cation transporter, with protein MTHEQPDRGRKRLLRRALRLEWLTVGWNAVEGIIAVAAAMAAGSVALLGFGIDSFVETVSGAVILWRIAAERRSRDPERIDRVEGIARRGVALSLWLLALYVAADATVALVSGERPSASAVGVALLVLSIAVMKWLANAKRAVALALHSHAMEADAAQTDFCWKLSVVALIGLVANAVLGWWWADPLAALGLASLIAVEAGRTWRIGLACC; from the coding sequence ATGACCCACGAACAGCCAGACAGAGGCCGCAAGAGGCTGCTCCGGCGTGCGCTGCGGCTCGAATGGCTGACCGTGGGGTGGAACGCGGTGGAGGGGATCATCGCCGTGGCAGCGGCTATGGCCGCCGGCAGCGTGGCCCTCCTCGGGTTCGGGATCGACAGCTTCGTCGAGACCGTCTCCGGCGCTGTAATCCTCTGGCGTATCGCCGCCGAGCGGCGCTCCAGGGACCCGGAACGTATCGACCGGGTGGAGGGCATCGCCCGGCGAGGAGTGGCCCTCAGCCTCTGGTTACTGGCGCTCTATGTGGCTGCGGACGCAACGGTCGCCCTGGTGAGCGGTGAGCGGCCGTCCGCCTCGGCGGTCGGTGTGGCTTTGCTGGTGTTGTCGATAGCCGTGATGAAGTGGTTGGCCAACGCCAAACGAGCCGTAGCTCTGGCCCTGCACAGCCATGCCATGGAGGCCGACGCCGCCCAGACCGACTTCTGCTGGAAGCTCTCGGTCGTCGCCCTGATCGGACTGGTCGCTAACGCCGTTCTCGGCTGGTGGTGGGCCGATCCGCTGGCGGCCCTCGGCCTGGCTTCGCTGATAGCCGTCGAGGCCGGACGGACCTGGAGGATCGGACTGGCGTGCTGCTGA
- a CDS encoding DUF4268 domain-containing protein, with the protein MADHIAELGESLGIELETQERESSVGKRFLDIMATDSSGRPVIIENQLANSDGDHLGRLLIYAAGKDADVVIWIAKEFEDEHWQVLQWLNQRTDTQTKFFGVVIEVWTIDGSPPAPYFRVVAAPNDWRKRNVVSRPPRRRFRRFRERLQEKLRLADLPLGPTSDHTKPWLAIQHLDGLNYSVDFRDRIFFSFQLDTRGNQSLDWCHWAFDRLEEDRSDIESILGDLEWERRWQRDRGSTIMSYYPEDFSDLTDSWDEVHNWVVERYRLFRQQFEPYRQELLESSLSRARKRLKN; encoded by the coding sequence TTGGCAGACCATATCGCCGAGCTTGGAGAATCTCTGGGGATCGAGCTGGAAACACAAGAACGGGAATCATCCGTCGGCAAGCGCTTTCTGGACATTATGGCCACTGACAGCAGCGGTCGTCCCGTGATTATCGAGAACCAGCTTGCTAACAGCGACGGCGATCACCTAGGCAGGCTCCTGATCTATGCTGCTGGCAAGGACGCCGATGTCGTTATCTGGATCGCCAAAGAGTTCGAGGACGAACACTGGCAAGTGTTGCAGTGGCTCAATCAACGAACCGACACACAGACGAAGTTCTTCGGTGTCGTCATTGAAGTGTGGACGATCGACGGGTCCCCGCCAGCCCCATACTTTCGCGTCGTCGCTGCTCCGAACGACTGGCGGAAGAGAAATGTCGTCTCGCGCCCACCCCGAAGGAGATTTCGCAGATTCCGGGAACGCTTGCAAGAGAAGCTGAGACTCGCTGATCTTCCACTTGGCCCGACGAGCGATCACACTAAACCGTGGTTGGCAATCCAACACCTTGATGGGCTCAACTACTCGGTTGACTTCCGTGATCGGATCTTTTTCTCGTTCCAGTTGGACACTCGCGGTAATCAAAGCTTGGACTGGTGCCATTGGGCGTTCGACCGGCTAGAGGAAGACAGGAGTGACATCGAATCAATCTTGGGAGACCTGGAGTGGGAACGCCGGTGGCAGCGAGATCGAGGAAGCACGATTATGAGCTACTACCCAGAGGATTTTTCGGACCTTACGGATTCGTGGGACGAAGTCCACAACTGGGTCGTCGAGAGATACCGCCTGTTTAGGCAACAATTTGAGCCGTACAGGCAAGAACTGCTGGAGAGTTCTCTCTCCCGTGCGAGGAAAAGACTCAAGAACTAG
- a CDS encoding FAD binding domain-containing protein — MDYLRPRTWQDAVALKTENPAAVPINGGTDLMVDLNFARCRPAALLDLSHLDGLKRWGKSNGTVELWAGVTYTDVLEHLGTDLPALAIASRTVGSPQIRNRGTIGGNLATASPAGDSHPPFLATGATVRVESMRGVRDVPVGSFFTGPKRTVLEPDELIRSVLVPTARGPQQFSKVGTRNAMVIAVVSFALAFDVPGRHVGTGIGSAAPTPIEAAGAAAYLEQELDRGGYWQDYRELPAGIVEGFSERVAAAARPIDDVRGPARYRVHALRVMARRTLRWAWSALATDGSRAH, encoded by the coding sequence TTGGATTACCTTCGACCTCGCACGTGGCAGGATGCTGTAGCGCTGAAGACGGAGAACCCTGCCGCGGTTCCCATCAACGGCGGCACCGATCTCATGGTCGATCTCAACTTCGCCCGCTGCCGGCCGGCGGCTCTCCTCGATCTGTCCCATCTCGACGGACTCAAGCGGTGGGGCAAGAGCAACGGTACGGTCGAGCTCTGGGCCGGCGTCACCTACACCGATGTGTTGGAGCACCTGGGGACCGACCTTCCGGCGCTGGCGATCGCCTCGCGGACGGTGGGGTCGCCCCAGATCCGCAACCGGGGGACCATCGGGGGGAATCTCGCCACCGCTTCTCCCGCCGGGGATTCCCACCCGCCGTTCCTGGCTACGGGCGCGACGGTCCGGGTCGAGTCGATGCGAGGGGTCCGCGATGTTCCGGTCGGGAGTTTCTTCACCGGTCCCAAGCGCACCGTGCTGGAGCCGGACGAGCTGATCAGGTCCGTCCTGGTTCCCACCGCTCGGGGGCCACAGCAGTTCTCCAAGGTGGGCACCCGCAACGCGATGGTGATCGCGGTGGTCTCCTTCGCGCTCGCCTTCGACGTGCCGGGCCGCCATGTGGGGACCGGGATCGGTTCCGCAGCCCCCACGCCGATCGAGGCCGCCGGCGCCGCCGCCTACCTGGAGCAGGAACTAGACCGCGGCGGGTATTGGCAGGATTATCGAGAGCTTCCCGCCGGGATCGTGGAGGGCTTCTCCGAGCGGGTAGCGGCCGCCGCCCGGCCGATCGACGACGTGCGCGGTCCGGCCCGATACCGTGTCCATGCTCTTCGCGTCATGGCCCGCCGGACCCTGCGCTGGGCCTGGTCGGCCCTGGCGACGGATGGATCCCGTGCTCATTGA
- a CDS encoding (2Fe-2S)-binding protein, whose product MLIELTVNGRSRTAENVWAGESLLYLLRERLGLRGSKDACEQGECGSCSVYLDGELVCACLVSAGQADGAEVVTVEGLSDGEALHPIQQAYVSEGAVQCGFCTPGLIVATHCLLDANSDPSDAEIREALAGNLCRCTGYEKIVSAVRLAATGTAPG is encoded by the coding sequence GTGCTCATTGAGTTGACCGTGAACGGCAGGAGCCGTACGGCCGAGAATGTCTGGGCCGGTGAGAGCCTCCTGTACCTCCTCAGGGAGCGGCTGGGTCTGAGGGGCTCGAAGGACGCCTGTGAACAGGGAGAGTGCGGATCATGTTCCGTGTACCTGGACGGTGAACTTGTCTGTGCGTGCCTGGTGTCGGCCGGCCAGGCCGATGGCGCCGAGGTGGTGACGGTGGAGGGCCTGTCGGACGGGGAGGCGCTCCATCCGATCCAGCAGGCATACGTGTCCGAGGGGGCGGTCCAGTGCGGCTTCTGCACGCCCGGGCTGATCGTCGCCACCCACTGCCTGCTCGATGCCAACTCCGATCCCTCGGACGCCGAGATACGTGAGGCTCTGGCCGGGAACCTCTGCCGGTGCACCGGCTACGAGAAGATCGTCTCCGCGGTCCGGCTGGCTGCGACGGGAACGGCGCCCGGATGA
- a CDS encoding GTP-binding protein: MSTVPIPSRTGPSVTVLTGFLGAGKTTLVNHILSTDHGRRIAVIVNEMGEIGIDGDLIVSSDEEVIEMANGCVCCTLSVRNDLTATIRKLLARPEPPDYVVIETSGVADPVPVTQALFVDELSDRIAVDGIVTMVDAKHVDAHLDAFGPDRRDSRVVDQILSADRIVINKTDLVGPDALRRTEARIGEFNSTAPVIRSSYSRVDPDEILGIEAFGGSAASTDGGFFEDTYVPSGDPGIEAISIEVDGELDEAMLRGWLENLTEARSADIYRMKGILAVAGRPRQTILQGVHRLFEIYPGGRWSGSRGSRLVFIGRDLDHRMLRSGLEGCRA, translated from the coding sequence ATGAGCACGGTGCCCATCCCATCCAGGACCGGCCCGAGCGTCACTGTCCTGACCGGCTTCCTGGGCGCCGGGAAGACCACCCTCGTGAACCACATTCTCTCGACGGACCACGGCCGCCGTATCGCGGTGATAGTGAACGAGATGGGTGAGATCGGGATCGACGGCGATCTCATCGTCTCCTCTGACGAGGAGGTGATCGAGATGGCCAACGGGTGTGTCTGCTGCACCCTGTCGGTTCGCAACGACCTCACGGCCACGATCCGGAAGCTGCTGGCCCGCCCGGAGCCGCCCGACTACGTGGTCATCGAGACCAGCGGAGTGGCCGATCCGGTGCCGGTCACCCAGGCGCTCTTCGTGGACGAACTGTCCGATCGCATCGCGGTCGACGGGATCGTGACCATGGTCGACGCCAAGCACGTGGACGCCCACCTGGACGCGTTCGGTCCCGACCGTCGCGATAGTCGGGTGGTGGACCAGATCCTGTCCGCCGACCGGATCGTGATCAACAAGACGGATCTGGTCGGGCCGGACGCCTTGCGGAGGACAGAGGCCCGGATCGGTGAGTTCAACAGCACCGCGCCGGTCATCAGATCGAGCTATTCCAGGGTGGATCCGGATGAGATTCTCGGGATCGAGGCCTTCGGCGGATCGGCGGCGTCGACAGACGGCGGGTTCTTTGAGGACACCTATGTGCCCTCCGGCGATCCGGGCATCGAGGCCATCAGCATCGAGGTCGACGGCGAGTTGGACGAGGCGATGCTGAGGGGCTGGCTCGAGAACCTCACCGAGGCGCGATCAGCCGACATCTACCGGATGAAAGGCATCCTCGCCGTGGCCGGGCGCCCCCGCCAGACCATCCTGCAGGGAGTCCATCGACTCTTCGAGATCTATCCCGGCGGGCGATGGTCGGGCAGCCGTGGCAGCCGACTGGTCTTCATCGGTCGTGACCTCGATCACCGCATGTTGCGGTCCGGTCTGGAAGGCTGCCGCGCCTGA